In Montipora foliosa isolate CH-2021 chromosome 13, ASM3666993v2, whole genome shotgun sequence, one DNA window encodes the following:
- the LOC137982201 gene encoding coiled-coil domain-containing protein 160 homolog: MADHWVAEVFPPNFQFETVDEILKTPQVQDREKPKRNVWGEIYRKVYCEEEKAHGSRNQDSMSRHSSPKKQTVFGIRIDNERKTAKESQYEERNVCIWSQHELKMLRTFFQKAKMQNLKLAAMLESTQDEIKVWKEKYKKLEEGDQLAKSTLLLLKKKYGRLKVNYRALKDDVRRYHATLKVKREDYEDLKDEKIEIEHTLSQTKSELNKEKLKNEELQGRLERKEREVQENLKNVEYFLEQQNQLQKVKLLKEIDKLREEFEKEKGENDLNKKALEHLRCHFASLQMNQENVGRTKEMEEKVLSVIDIDYLPV, translated from the coding sequence atggcggatcacTGGGTAGCAGAGGTTTTCCCCCCAAATTTTCAGTTCGAAACTGTCGACGAAATCCTGAAAACTCCACAAGTGCAAGACAGAGAAAAGCCGAAGAGGAATGTTTGGGGTGAAATATATCGGAAAGTGTATTGCGAGGAAGAGAAAGCTCATGGATCGAGAAATCAAGATTCTATGTCAAGACATTCAAGTCCTAAAAAGCAAACTGTTTTCGGCATCAGAATCGATAACGAAAGAAAAACAGCGAAAGAATCACAATATGAGGAAAGAAACGTGTGTATATGGAGTCAACATGAATTGAAAATGCTGCGAACATTTTTCCAAAAGGCTAAAATGCAAAATCTTAAACTGGCAGCCATGCTAGAATCAACTCAAGACGAGATCAaagtttggaaagaaaaatataaaaaattggAGGAAGGAGACCAGCTTGCAAAAAGTACATTGCTTCTTCTGAAAAAGAAATATGGAAGGTTGAAAGTTAATTACAGGGCACTAAAAGATGATGTGCGAAGGTATCATGCaactttaaaagttaaaagagaaGACTACGAAGAtctgaaagatgaaaaaatcGAGATTGAGCATACACTGAGTCAAACAAAATCAGaactaaataaagaaaaactaaaaaacgaGGAACTACAGGGAAGACTGGAGAGAAAGGAAAGGGAAGTGcaagaaaacttaaaaaatgtGGAATACTTCTTAGAGCAACAAAATCAGCTTCAAAAAGTAAAACTGCTGAAAGAAATTGACAAACTGAGAGAGGAGTTTGAAAAAGAGAAGGGAGAGAATGATTTAAATAAGAAGGCTCTGGAGCATCTGAGGTGCCATTTTGCTTCCTTACAAATGAACCAGGAAAATGTAGGAAGAACAAAAGAGATGGAGGAAAAAGTGCTGAGTGTCATAGACATTGATTACTTACCTGTCTAA
- the LOC137982960 gene encoding zinc finger protein 678-like isoform X2, with amino-acid sequence MPKSFLVKKSTAQTVPQTKAELKLFPCETEQAEEDKYKGWKQLHMSEYETSVDSLNTVVQEFQHQMSNYTGYSMFFPPDTEEDLQSPLGESSPSISNSSKSKEKPFKCSYCVMSFTRPSDLQRHLLIHNNNKPYKCEECDREFTWFGNFQKHVLSHMGGSTIGAGNLPFSAMFNFLAREQVKDLFIKEDEKFKCRLCAKDFTRLSGLKTHIRMHTGERPYVCEVCSFAFTTSRALKMHVRLHTGEKPYKCEECGRAFTRRDEMHTHMYIHKGEKPFKCDICSASFIRYGHLQRHLLIHSDDKPYKCKLCPKSFTQYRNLQTHMYKHTGERPYRCRYCPKGFTQYGTLQAHERTHTGEKPFQCKYCDKAFITSSHLRWHIKTQHHEKKNKA; translated from the exons ATGCCAAAGTCCTTCTTGGTGAAGAAATCAACTGCACAAACAGTACCACAAA CAAAGGCAGAACTGAAGCTTTTTCCCTGTGAAACCGAGCAAGCAGAAGAGGATAAATACAAAGGCTGGAAACAACTACACATGTCAGAATACGAAACAAGTGTGGATTCTCTCAACACAGTGGTTCAAGAATTCCAGCACCAGATGTCAAACTATACTGGCTACTCTATGTTCTTTCCACCTGACACAGAGGAAGATTTACAATCTCCACTAGGCGAGTCCAGTCCTAGCATTAGTAATTCTAGCAAGAGCAAAGAAAAGCCATTCAAGTGCAGCTACTGTGTGATGTCATTTACCCGCCCAAGTGATCTTCAACGTCATTTGTTGAttcataacaacaacaaaccaTACAAGTGCGAAGAGTGCGATCGTGAATTCACGTGGTTTGGAAACTTTCAAAAACACGTTCTGTCGCACATGGGGGGCAGTACTATAGGAGCAGGAAACTTGCCTTTTTCGGCCATGTTCAACTTTCTAGCACGAGAGCAAGTCAAAGATCTCTTCATCAAGGAGGATGAAAAGTTCAAATGTCGTTTGTGCGCTAAGGACTTTACACGACTCAGTGGCTTAAAGACGCACATCCGCATGCACACTGGGGAAAGGCCTTACGTATGCGAGGTTTGCTCATTTGCTTTTACCACCTCTCGTGCTCTGAAGATGCACGTGCGCCTGCACACTGGAGAGAAACCGTACAAATGTGAGGAATGCGGGCGCGCTTTCACCAGAAGGGATGAGATGCATACTCATATGTACATCCATAAAG GAGAGAAACCATTTAAATGCGATATATGCTCGGCCTCGTTTATACGTTATGGCCATCTTCAGCGTCACCTGTTAATTCACAGTGATGACAAGCCGTACAAGTGTAAGCTATGTCCCAAGTCATTCACACAGTACCGCAACCTTCAAACCCATATGTACAAACACACAGGAGAGAGGCCATACCGATGTCGGTACTGCCCGAAAGGATTCACACAGTATGGTACTCTTCAGGCGCACGAAAGAACACATACAGGAGAAAAGCCTTTCCAATGCAAGTATTGCGACAAGGCTTTCATTACGTCATCGCATCTGCGATGGCATATAAAGACCCAACACcatgagaagaaaaacaagGCTTGA
- the LOC137982960 gene encoding zinc finger protein 678-like isoform X1 → MPKSFLVKKSTAQTVPQSRFTEAKAELKLFPCETEQAEEDKYKGWKQLHMSEYETSVDSLNTVVQEFQHQMSNYTGYSMFFPPDTEEDLQSPLGESSPSISNSSKSKEKPFKCSYCVMSFTRPSDLQRHLLIHNNNKPYKCEECDREFTWFGNFQKHVLSHMGGSTIGAGNLPFSAMFNFLAREQVKDLFIKEDEKFKCRLCAKDFTRLSGLKTHIRMHTGERPYVCEVCSFAFTTSRALKMHVRLHTGEKPYKCEECGRAFTRRDEMHTHMYIHKGEKPFKCDICSASFIRYGHLQRHLLIHSDDKPYKCKLCPKSFTQYRNLQTHMYKHTGERPYRCRYCPKGFTQYGTLQAHERTHTGEKPFQCKYCDKAFITSSHLRWHIKTQHHEKKNKA, encoded by the exons ATGCCAAAGTCCTTCTTGGTGAAGAAATCAACTGCACAAACAGTACCACAAAGTAGGTTCACAGAAG CAAAGGCAGAACTGAAGCTTTTTCCCTGTGAAACCGAGCAAGCAGAAGAGGATAAATACAAAGGCTGGAAACAACTACACATGTCAGAATACGAAACAAGTGTGGATTCTCTCAACACAGTGGTTCAAGAATTCCAGCACCAGATGTCAAACTATACTGGCTACTCTATGTTCTTTCCACCTGACACAGAGGAAGATTTACAATCTCCACTAGGCGAGTCCAGTCCTAGCATTAGTAATTCTAGCAAGAGCAAAGAAAAGCCATTCAAGTGCAGCTACTGTGTGATGTCATTTACCCGCCCAAGTGATCTTCAACGTCATTTGTTGAttcataacaacaacaaaccaTACAAGTGCGAAGAGTGCGATCGTGAATTCACGTGGTTTGGAAACTTTCAAAAACACGTTCTGTCGCACATGGGGGGCAGTACTATAGGAGCAGGAAACTTGCCTTTTTCGGCCATGTTCAACTTTCTAGCACGAGAGCAAGTCAAAGATCTCTTCATCAAGGAGGATGAAAAGTTCAAATGTCGTTTGTGCGCTAAGGACTTTACACGACTCAGTGGCTTAAAGACGCACATCCGCATGCACACTGGGGAAAGGCCTTACGTATGCGAGGTTTGCTCATTTGCTTTTACCACCTCTCGTGCTCTGAAGATGCACGTGCGCCTGCACACTGGAGAGAAACCGTACAAATGTGAGGAATGCGGGCGCGCTTTCACCAGAAGGGATGAGATGCATACTCATATGTACATCCATAAAG GAGAGAAACCATTTAAATGCGATATATGCTCGGCCTCGTTTATACGTTATGGCCATCTTCAGCGTCACCTGTTAATTCACAGTGATGACAAGCCGTACAAGTGTAAGCTATGTCCCAAGTCATTCACACAGTACCGCAACCTTCAAACCCATATGTACAAACACACAGGAGAGAGGCCATACCGATGTCGGTACTGCCCGAAAGGATTCACACAGTATGGTACTCTTCAGGCGCACGAAAGAACACATACAGGAGAAAAGCCTTTCCAATGCAAGTATTGCGACAAGGCTTTCATTACGTCATCGCATCTGCGATGGCATATAAAGACCCAACACcatgagaagaaaaacaagGCTTGA
- the LOC137982960 gene encoding zinc finger protein 678-like isoform X3, translated as MSEYETSVDSLNTVVQEFQHQMSNYTGYSMFFPPDTEEDLQSPLGESSPSISNSSKSKEKPFKCSYCVMSFTRPSDLQRHLLIHNNNKPYKCEECDREFTWFGNFQKHVLSHMGGSTIGAGNLPFSAMFNFLAREQVKDLFIKEDEKFKCRLCAKDFTRLSGLKTHIRMHTGERPYVCEVCSFAFTTSRALKMHVRLHTGEKPYKCEECGRAFTRRDEMHTHMYIHKGEKPFKCDICSASFIRYGHLQRHLLIHSDDKPYKCKLCPKSFTQYRNLQTHMYKHTGERPYRCRYCPKGFTQYGTLQAHERTHTGEKPFQCKYCDKAFITSSHLRWHIKTQHHEKKNKA; from the exons ATGTCAGAATACGAAACAAGTGTGGATTCTCTCAACACAGTGGTTCAAGAATTCCAGCACCAGATGTCAAACTATACTGGCTACTCTATGTTCTTTCCACCTGACACAGAGGAAGATTTACAATCTCCACTAGGCGAGTCCAGTCCTAGCATTAGTAATTCTAGCAAGAGCAAAGAAAAGCCATTCAAGTGCAGCTACTGTGTGATGTCATTTACCCGCCCAAGTGATCTTCAACGTCATTTGTTGAttcataacaacaacaaaccaTACAAGTGCGAAGAGTGCGATCGTGAATTCACGTGGTTTGGAAACTTTCAAAAACACGTTCTGTCGCACATGGGGGGCAGTACTATAGGAGCAGGAAACTTGCCTTTTTCGGCCATGTTCAACTTTCTAGCACGAGAGCAAGTCAAAGATCTCTTCATCAAGGAGGATGAAAAGTTCAAATGTCGTTTGTGCGCTAAGGACTTTACACGACTCAGTGGCTTAAAGACGCACATCCGCATGCACACTGGGGAAAGGCCTTACGTATGCGAGGTTTGCTCATTTGCTTTTACCACCTCTCGTGCTCTGAAGATGCACGTGCGCCTGCACACTGGAGAGAAACCGTACAAATGTGAGGAATGCGGGCGCGCTTTCACCAGAAGGGATGAGATGCATACTCATATGTACATCCATAAAG GAGAGAAACCATTTAAATGCGATATATGCTCGGCCTCGTTTATACGTTATGGCCATCTTCAGCGTCACCTGTTAATTCACAGTGATGACAAGCCGTACAAGTGTAAGCTATGTCCCAAGTCATTCACACAGTACCGCAACCTTCAAACCCATATGTACAAACACACAGGAGAGAGGCCATACCGATGTCGGTACTGCCCGAAAGGATTCACACAGTATGGTACTCTTCAGGCGCACGAAAGAACACATACAGGAGAAAAGCCTTTCCAATGCAAGTATTGCGACAAGGCTTTCATTACGTCATCGCATCTGCGATGGCATATAAAGACCCAACACcatgagaagaaaaacaagGCTTGA